In a single window of the uncultured Pseudodesulfovibrio sp. genome:
- a CDS encoding NAD-dependent epimerase, with translation MKILVTGAAGFIGFHLSRRLTGEGHEVVGLDNLNDYYDVNLKKARLKVLEESPLFKHVNINLEDAEPMAELFKAEKFNRVVNLAAQAGVRYSIENPRSYIDSNVVGFLNILEGCRHNGVEHLAYASSSSVYGLNTKMPLNPHEGVDHPMSLYAATKKSNEMMAHSYSSLYNLPTTGLRFFTVYGPWGRPDMALFLFTKNIIEEKPINVFNYGKMRRDFTYIDDIVEGVVRVLKRTAVPNPDWDGNNPDPCTSSVPYQIYNIGNNTVVELSRYIEVIEEVVGKKAIYNYMPMQAGDVPATEADVSDLQNDVGFKPDTSIEDGIRNFIEWYKEYYGK, from the coding sequence ATGAAAATACTCGTGACCGGAGCTGCAGGCTTCATCGGATTTCATCTTTCCAGGCGTTTGACCGGTGAAGGCCATGAGGTCGTCGGCCTGGACAATCTGAATGACTATTATGACGTGAACCTGAAAAAGGCCCGTCTGAAGGTCCTGGAAGAAAGCCCTCTCTTCAAGCATGTAAATATCAATCTTGAGGACGCCGAGCCCATGGCCGAACTCTTCAAGGCCGAGAAGTTCAACCGAGTGGTCAACCTCGCCGCGCAGGCAGGCGTCCGCTACTCCATCGAGAATCCTCGCTCGTACATCGATTCCAACGTTGTCGGCTTTCTGAACATCCTTGAGGGCTGCCGCCATAATGGCGTCGAGCACCTTGCCTACGCCTCTAGCTCTTCGGTTTACGGACTGAATACGAAGATGCCGCTCAACCCTCATGAAGGGGTTGATCATCCCATGAGCTTGTATGCAGCCACCAAGAAGTCCAATGAGATGATGGCCCACTCCTATTCAAGTCTCTACAATCTGCCCACCACCGGGTTGCGTTTCTTTACGGTCTATGGCCCCTGGGGTCGTCCGGACATGGCGCTTTTCCTCTTCACCAAAAACATCATCGAGGAGAAGCCGATCAATGTTTTCAACTACGGCAAGATGCGTCGCGACTTCACCTACATCGATGACATCGTCGAAGGCGTGGTCCGCGTGCTGAAACGTACAGCCGTGCCCAATCCGGATTGGGATGGCAACAACCCTGACCCGTGCACCAGCTCGGTCCCCTACCAGATCTACAACATCGGCAACAACACGGTTGTGGAGCTCTCCCGCTATATTGAGGTGATCGAGGAAGTGGTCGGCAAGAAGGCCATTTACAACTATATGCCCATGCAGGCTGGAGATGTCCCCGCCACCGAGGCTGACGTTTCCGATCTTCAAAATGATGTTGGGTTCAAGCCGGACACCAGCATTGAGGACGGCATCCGTAACTTCATCGAGTGGTACAAAGAGTATTACGGAAAATAA
- a CDS encoding AAA family ATPase, with amino-acid sequence MARRIVIANQKGGVGKTTTAINLAASLAVMEKRVLLVDCDPQGNASSGLGFYPGDKRENVYSVLFEPKNIGKAIYQTGVPYLDILPGTQDLVGAEIELVDKFGREFYLRELVEQVDDQYDFILIDCPPSLGLLTVNALCAANELLVPLQCEYYALEGIAQLLMTYELVRKRLNQDLNILGVVLTMYDSRNRLSWQVKNEVRKAFPQHLFETIIPRNVRLSEAPSFGKPVINYDIKSRGAEAYLALAQEVERSSTAGA; translated from the coding sequence GTGGCGAGAAGAATCGTGATAGCCAATCAAAAAGGCGGTGTGGGTAAAACCACTACTGCCATCAACCTGGCGGCCTCACTGGCTGTGATGGAAAAACGGGTGCTGCTGGTGGATTGTGATCCCCAGGGAAACGCCTCCAGCGGACTTGGCTTCTACCCTGGTGACAAGCGTGAGAATGTCTACTCAGTGCTCTTTGAACCGAAAAATATCGGCAAGGCCATCTATCAGACAGGTGTGCCTTACCTGGATATTCTGCCTGGAACTCAGGATCTGGTAGGCGCTGAAATTGAACTGGTGGATAAATTCGGCAGGGAATTTTACCTGCGAGAGCTGGTCGAACAGGTTGATGACCAATACGATTTTATTCTCATAGACTGCCCCCCTTCTCTGGGGTTGCTGACCGTCAATGCTCTGTGTGCCGCAAACGAACTGCTCGTCCCGTTGCAGTGCGAGTATTACGCTTTGGAAGGTATCGCGCAGTTGCTCATGACTTACGAATTGGTCCGCAAGCGTCTCAACCAGGATCTCAATATCCTGGGTGTGGTCCTGACCATGTATGATTCGAGAAACAGGCTGTCGTGGCAGGTGAAGAATGAAGTGCGAAAAGCCTTTCCTCAGCATCTGTTCGAGACGATCATTCCGAGAAATGTCCGGCTCTCGGAGGCACCGAGCTTTGGTAAACCGGTGATCAATTATGATATAAAATCGCGGGGTGCGGAGGCGTATCTGGCCCTGGCTCAGGAAGTGGAAAGAAGCTCCACGGCCGGGGCTTAA
- a CDS encoding ParB/RepB/Spo0J family partition protein has protein sequence MMSMNRGLGRGLDALLGGVREDEKATSDAAEVLRIPVGAISPNPHQPRREFSEDALNDLAASIETRGVLQPILVRPLGDGKYELVAGERRLRASKKAGLTEIPTLVRDMTDQESLAIALIENLQREDLNAVEEALGYQRLQQEFGLSQEELARQVGKSRSAVANSLRLLNLPESVQTDIQQNVLSAGHGRAIMAVPDAEPQAELHRRIAENGLTVRQAEAQAAFYKQNGRLPGADEIGTAPSSRSAKSEPKQLDPGLQSLQGQISDMLGLTVKISGSPEKGKLTVSYANEDDLRSVAEKFGVQF, from the coding sequence ATGATGTCGATGAACAGAGGGTTGGGCCGTGGGCTGGATGCATTGCTTGGTGGCGTGCGTGAAGATGAAAAAGCCACTTCCGATGCTGCCGAAGTACTGCGCATTCCAGTGGGTGCCATCTCTCCCAATCCGCATCAGCCCCGTCGCGAATTTTCCGAAGATGCGCTGAACGACCTTGCAGCTTCCATCGAAACCCGGGGAGTCCTCCAACCGATTCTGGTCCGCCCTCTCGGTGACGGGAAATATGAGTTGGTAGCCGGAGAACGACGTTTGCGAGCTTCGAAAAAAGCCGGGCTGACCGAGATCCCCACTCTGGTTCGTGACATGACGGACCAGGAAAGCCTGGCCATTGCGCTCATTGAGAACCTGCAGCGCGAGGATTTGAACGCTGTGGAAGAGGCCCTTGGCTATCAGCGATTGCAGCAGGAATTCGGTCTGAGCCAGGAGGAGCTGGCTCGTCAGGTGGGCAAAAGTCGTTCGGCTGTCGCTAACTCCCTGCGTCTCCTGAATCTGCCCGAATCCGTTCAGACGGACATCCAGCAGAACGTGTTGTCGGCTGGCCATGGCCGGGCTATCATGGCGGTGCCTGACGCGGAACCGCAAGCCGAACTGCACCGCCGCATAGCGGAAAACGGGCTTACAGTTCGTCAGGCGGAAGCCCAGGCCGCGTTCTACAAGCAAAACGGCCGCCTCCCTGGTGCGGATGAGATAGGCACCGCCCCCTCTTCCCGTTCGGCCAAATCCGAACCCAAGCAACTCGACCCCGGCCTCCAGTCTCTGCAGGGCCAAATTTCCGATATGCTGGGGCTTACTGTTAAAATCTCCGGATCGCCCGAAAAAGGCAAATTAACAGTGAGTTATGCTAATGAAGATGATTTGCGGTCTGTTGCGGAAAAGTTTGGAGTCCAGTTTTAA
- the rfaE1 gene encoding D-glycero-beta-D-manno-heptose-7-phosphate kinase produces the protein MSHELILEAVKALKDHKVMIIGDLMLDHYLIGGVERISPEAPVPVVQVKDESYLLGGAGNVARNIADLGGKPLLIGAVGTDRNGEVLEELCRDAGLNTKLIRDNDRPTTVKTRIIAHNQQVVRVDQERVGPLSTSQMDSLFELLEENLADYPVIILSDYGKGFISRDFMDRFMPMVQSRPTPPLILVDPKTVNYDLYQGVDLLTPNTKEASEGANLPVSDRDSVIEAGRAIFRRLDCRNLLITLGPDGMALFEGQGTIRHIPTFARKVFDVTGAGDTVIATTALALAAGLDLLTACTLANYAAGVVVGVVGAATATPDDLVETVNELPEPQVTYWKE, from the coding sequence ATGTCACATGAATTGATTCTGGAAGCCGTCAAGGCGCTCAAAGACCACAAGGTAATGATCATCGGTGATCTCATGCTGGATCACTACCTGATCGGCGGTGTGGAACGTATCTCCCCGGAAGCTCCGGTTCCGGTGGTACAGGTGAAGGACGAATCCTATCTCCTGGGCGGGGCGGGTAATGTGGCCCGCAACATAGCTGATCTTGGCGGTAAACCGCTGCTCATCGGTGCTGTCGGCACAGACAGAAATGGCGAAGTTCTGGAAGAACTTTGCAGAGATGCGGGCTTGAACACCAAGCTCATTCGGGACAACGACCGGCCTACCACGGTCAAGACTCGAATCATTGCCCACAATCAGCAAGTTGTCCGTGTTGATCAGGAGCGAGTCGGCCCTCTTTCCACCAGCCAAATGGACTCCCTGTTCGAGCTTCTTGAAGAAAATCTGGCTGATTATCCCGTGATCATTCTTTCCGATTACGGCAAAGGGTTCATCTCCCGCGATTTCATGGACCGTTTCATGCCCATGGTGCAAAGCCGTCCTACTCCGCCCTTGATCCTGGTTGATCCGAAGACCGTAAACTACGATCTGTATCAGGGGGTGGACCTACTCACGCCCAACACCAAAGAGGCCAGCGAAGGGGCTAATCTGCCGGTATCCGACCGTGATTCCGTGATCGAGGCCGGGCGCGCCATTTTCAGGCGGTTGGACTGCCGTAATCTGCTCATCACCCTTGGTCCTGACGGTATGGCGCTTTTCGAGGGACAAGGCACAATCCGGCATATTCCTACGTTTGCGCGCAAGGTCTTCGACGTCACCGGCGCAGGCGATACGGTTATCGCCACCACTGCCCTGGCCCTGGCCGCAGGCCTGGATCTGCTTACGGCCTGTACCCTGGCCAACTATGCCGCTGGCGTGGTTGTGGGTGTGGTTGGTGCAGCCACCGCCACCCCTGATGATCTTGTGGAAACCGTCAACGAACTACCGGAACCCCAGGTGACATACTGGAAGGAATAA
- a CDS encoding ATP-dependent 6-phosphofructokinase, with amino-acid sequence MKHFDFDTKIPNLGQPKILSPLKGARFVDEEHPSTLMLTSGELTELDTDVLQKDFEKAGPRERVYFDTSKARCAIVTCGGICPGINDVIRAIVHEAHYHYGVRHVLGITNGLRGFIPEYGYDMKELTPEAVSHIHQFGGTILGSSRGLQDPEKIVDSLERQNINVLFVIGGDGSMRAAKSIVNEISSRKRNIAVIGIPKTIDNDINFITRSFGFDTAVEKAADVIQCAHVEATGVDMGVGLVKLMGREAGFIAAQATLAMQEVNFLLVPEQPFSLDGEGGLLEAVENRLKARKHAVIVCAEGAGQGLLGADLERDPSGNPKLGDICGHITRKLKKYAQEKNFEINIKFIDPSYLIRSVPANAGDRVYCGFLGQNAVHAAMAGKTGMVVSRLKSSMVHLPLDLVATERRRINIHSDWWSSVMEATGQHEYLK; translated from the coding sequence ATGAAACACTTCGATTTTGATACGAAAATTCCGAATCTGGGTCAGCCCAAAATCCTGTCTCCGCTGAAAGGCGCACGGTTTGTGGACGAAGAACACCCCTCCACGCTGATGCTCACTTCCGGTGAGCTTACTGAGTTGGATACGGATGTTTTACAAAAGGATTTCGAGAAAGCCGGACCGCGTGAGCGCGTTTACTTCGACACCTCGAAGGCCCGGTGCGCCATCGTTACCTGTGGGGGAATCTGCCCTGGTATCAACGACGTCATCCGAGCCATCGTCCATGAGGCCCACTATCATTACGGCGTCCGCCATGTACTGGGCATTACCAACGGGTTGCGGGGCTTCATTCCTGAATACGGTTACGACATGAAGGAACTCACGCCCGAAGCCGTTTCGCACATCCATCAGTTTGGCGGCACCATTCTCGGTTCCTCTCGAGGGCTCCAGGACCCGGAGAAAATTGTCGATTCACTGGAACGGCAGAATATCAATGTACTTTTCGTGATCGGCGGCGACGGGTCCATGCGTGCGGCCAAGTCCATTGTCAACGAAATATCCTCCCGAAAGCGCAACATCGCCGTAATCGGGATTCCCAAGACCATCGACAACGACATCAATTTCATCACCCGCTCCTTCGGTTTCGATACCGCCGTGGAAAAGGCTGCCGATGTTATTCAATGCGCACATGTCGAAGCCACCGGTGTTGATATGGGGGTGGGGTTGGTCAAGCTCATGGGCCGGGAGGCAGGATTTATTGCGGCTCAAGCCACGTTGGCCATGCAGGAAGTCAATTTCCTTCTAGTCCCGGAGCAGCCCTTCAGCCTGGACGGGGAAGGCGGCCTGCTTGAGGCCGTGGAAAATCGGCTCAAGGCACGCAAGCACGCCGTCATTGTGTGTGCCGAAGGTGCGGGCCAAGGACTTTTGGGCGCCGATCTGGAACGGGATCCTTCCGGCAACCCGAAATTGGGGGATATATGTGGCCATATCACCAGGAAATTGAAGAAATACGCGCAGGAAAAGAACTTCGAGATCAATATAAAGTTCATTGATCCCAGTTATTTGATTCGGTCTGTCCCCGCTAATGCAGGCGATCGGGTTTACTGCGGATTCCTGGGCCAGAATGCCGTGCACGCTGCCATGGCCGGCAAGACAGGCATGGTCGTGTCCCGGCTCAAGTCCAGCATGGTCCACCTGCCGCTGGATCTCGTTGCGACAGAACGTCGGCGGATCAACATCCATTCCGACTGGTGGTCATCGGTCATGGAAGCTACCGGCCAGCATGAATATCTGAAGTAG
- a CDS encoding helix-turn-helix domain-containing protein, translating to MDNSDAPRPPTLLTVSEVADYLRVHQRTAYRLITKGDIKAIKIGSQWRVPEKALMEFLESGMQASVSTAKKKAEPDQFKLPLD from the coding sequence ATGGATAACTCAGATGCCCCCAGACCGCCGACGCTGCTCACCGTGAGTGAGGTTGCGGACTATTTGAGAGTGCATCAGAGAACGGCCTACAGGCTTATCACCAAGGGTGATATCAAAGCCATCAAGATCGGAAGCCAATGGCGAGTTCCGGAAAAGGCTTTGATGGAATTTTTAGAGAGTGGAATGCAGGCCTCGGTTTCTACGGCCAAAAAGAAAGCCGAGCCGGATCAATTCAAACTCCCTCTGGACTAA
- a CDS encoding MarR family transcriptional regulator, with protein sequence MSKSMDSRPEYLFFSSMSRFTRLYSKGLSRRLSPYGVRPGYLDVLFRLWERDGVTQKTLHESLDVEQATLSNTLKRMERDGFLERQRNHKDRRQSIIVLTDSGTGLRKIVLTAIEDLQTVVNTGLSINDRRYFRRILKQMNEHLLDDLDDALFVLVDEIEDGDTGNLSLEEEAEA encoded by the coding sequence ATGAGTAAATCCATGGATAGCCGGCCCGAGTATCTGTTTTTCTCCTCCATGTCGCGATTCACCCGCCTCTATTCCAAGGGCCTTTCAAGGCGGCTTTCTCCCTACGGAGTGCGGCCTGGCTATCTCGACGTTTTGTTCAGGCTATGGGAGCGGGACGGCGTTACGCAAAAGACTCTGCATGAAAGCCTTGATGTCGAGCAGGCAACTTTATCCAATACTCTCAAACGGATGGAGCGTGACGGATTTTTGGAACGCCAGCGCAACCACAAGGATCGCAGACAATCGATCATTGTTCTTACGGACAGCGGCACAGGTTTGCGTAAAATCGTCCTCACCGCCATCGAAGATCTGCAAACCGTGGTCAACACCGGACTCTCCATCAATGACCGTCGATATTTTCGGCGAATACTCAAGCAAATGAACGAACACCTTCTCGATGACCTCGATGATGCGCTTTTCGTTCTTGTCGACGAGATTGAAGACGGGGATACCGGCAATTTATCCCTTGAAGAAGAGGCTGAAGCGTGA